The following coding sequences are from one [Chlorobium] sp. 445 window:
- the hisD gene encoding histidinol dehydrogenase: MFSLIHYHSPQSLQALLARRSALESDAEQRVKEILVAVKTEGDSAVRRFVKQFDGVELKSFQATAKELNQALKSVPKSLIKILEKAAKNILHFHEHELEKSFFYDDGDGVIIGQKITPIERALCYVPGGKAVYPSSVLMNVIPAKVAGVSEIYLTSPVGKSQTVHPYIAAAASVVGLKQVFKLGGAHAIAAFAFGTQSIPKVDKITGPGNKYVAIAKRLVFGEVSIDSIAGPSEIAIIADESAKPAFITLDLFSQAEHDEDASAVLITPSQALADQVQKEAMVRLSKMKRKAIIQSAIERHAAIILVKNLDEACEVANLLAPEHLEVQTASPWELMPKLKHAGAIFLGEYSSEPVGDYFAGPNHTLPTSGTARFFSALSTRDFLKRTSIIQYSKTRLMKTGKDIAAFADAEELDAHAEAIRIRLSAKR; the protein is encoded by the coding sequence GTGTTTTCTCTAATTCATTATCATTCACCCCAGTCGCTGCAAGCATTGCTTGCAAGGCGCAGTGCTCTCGAGAGCGATGCCGAACAGCGCGTCAAAGAAATTCTTGTTGCAGTCAAAACAGAGGGCGATAGTGCAGTACGGCGTTTTGTAAAGCAATTCGACGGTGTCGAGCTCAAGTCTTTCCAAGCTACAGCAAAAGAGCTCAATCAGGCGCTAAAAAGTGTCCCAAAATCACTCATCAAAATTTTGGAGAAGGCAGCTAAAAACATTTTGCATTTTCACGAGCACGAACTGGAGAAGAGTTTTTTCTACGATGATGGTGATGGGGTAATTATTGGTCAAAAAATCACGCCAATTGAACGGGCGCTCTGCTATGTGCCCGGAGGTAAAGCCGTCTATCCCTCATCAGTCTTGATGAATGTCATTCCAGCAAAAGTTGCAGGTGTGAGCGAGATTTATCTGACTTCACCTGTGGGAAAGTCGCAAACGGTGCATCCATACATTGCAGCAGCAGCTAGTGTAGTCGGTCTAAAGCAGGTGTTCAAGCTCGGCGGAGCGCATGCAATTGCAGCATTTGCCTTTGGCACACAAAGCATCCCGAAAGTCGACAAAATCACAGGTCCAGGAAATAAATATGTAGCAATTGCAAAGCGTCTGGTCTTCGGTGAAGTCTCAATTGACTCGATAGCAGGACCATCGGAAATAGCTATTATTGCCGATGAGAGTGCTAAGCCGGCGTTCATTACTCTGGACCTTTTTTCACAAGCCGAGCATGATGAAGACGCCTCTGCCGTGCTCATTACACCATCGCAAGCATTAGCCGATCAGGTGCAGAAGGAAGCGATGGTGAGACTATCCAAAATGAAGCGTAAGGCGATCATTCAATCGGCCATAGAGCGGCACGCTGCAATTATCCTGGTCAAAAATTTGGATGAAGCCTGCGAAGTTGCCAATCTGCTTGCACCTGAGCACTTGGAAGTGCAAACTGCAAGTCCATGGGAACTGATGCCTAAGCTCAAACATGCTGGTGCAATTTTCTTGGGTGAGTACTCGAGCGAGCCAGTCGGCGATTATTTTGCAGGACCTAACCATACTTTGCCGACAAGTGGCACCGCCCGCTTTTTCTCTGCGCTCTCCACACGAGATTTTCTCAAACGCACCTCTATTATTCAATATTCCAAGACGCGTTTGATGAAAACCGGTAAAGATATTGCAGCTTTTGCCGATGCCGAAGAATTGGACGCACACGCCGAAGCGATACGAATTAGACTTTCAGCGAAGCGATGA